A single Vanacampus margaritifer isolate UIUO_Vmar chromosome 7, RoL_Vmar_1.0, whole genome shotgun sequence DNA region contains:
- the hpf1 gene encoding histone PARylation factor 1: MTGRAKRKPKSIQESGEGNGKVKKLRPDDVKAPPPSKVSPQQRDEMLQLYKLHMPEDLYHFWDLCKELCPDNPCGALKDTLGLQLVGPFDILAGAHQNCKNASPNFHLHWRYFYDPPEFQTILQGSEESQHHIGYYRDNPDSLPSFVGENEAKKGCTITQMGDNVFAAVHLFLQKKKKKEKGRQKIREEDFESLEAKLSERSESLNLSLEQKTKGMKQRDKKVVTRTFHGAGIVVPVDKNDVGYRELPETDAALKKICKAIAEARNDEERVKAFGPLQQMITFVQFANDECDYGMGYELGVDLFCFGSHYFHKVVKQLLPMAYNLLNRNFFGEILEAHLSSRSRDNLDQLSSC; encoded by the exons ATGACAGGGCGCGCAAAAAGAAAGCCCAAATCCATTCAG GAGTCGGGAGAAGGCAATGGAAAGGTGAAGAAACTGCGCCCTGATGATGTCAAGGCCCCGCCCCCATCCAAGGTGTCTCCACAGCAACGTGACGAGATGCTGCAGCTCTACAAACTGCATATGCCCGAGGACCTGTACCATTTCTGGGACTTGTGCAAGGAGCTTTGTCCAGACAACCCCTGTG GAGCCCTGAAAGACACACTTGGTTTGCAGTTGGTTGGTCCTTTTGACATCCTAGCTGGAGCTCACCAAAACTGCAAGAATGCTTCTCCGAACTTCCACCTTCACTGGAGGTATTTCTACGACCCACCGGAGTTCCAGACCATTCTACAGGGCAGTGAAGAAAGCCAGCATCACATCGGCTACTACAG AGATAATCCAGACTCTCTTCCCTCCTTTGTTGGGGAGAATGAAGCAAAGAAAGGCTGCACTATAACACAGATGGGAGACAATGTGTTTGCTGCTGTCCA CTTGTTCctgcaaaagaagaagaagaaggagaagggcAGACAGAAAATACGTGAAGAAGATTTTGAAAGCCTGGAGGCAAAGCTGAGTGAGCGATCAGAGAGTCTAAACTTGTCTCTAGAGCAGAAGACCAAAGGCATGAAGCAGCGGGACAAGAAG GTTGTGACCAGAACATTCCACGGTGCTGGTATTGTTGTACCGGTTGACAAGAATGATGTGGGATACAGAGAACTTCCAGAAACTGATG CTGCTCTCAAAAAGATCTGCAAGGCCATTGCCGAAGCTCGGAATGATGAAGAGCGCGTCAAAGCCTTTGGACCTCTCCAGCAGATGATCACGTTTGTTCAGTTTGCTAATGATGAATGTGACTACGGTATGGGCTATGAACTGGGAGTGGACCTTTTCTGTTTCGGATCCCAC TACTTCCACAAGGTTGTCAAGCAACTTCTACCCATGGCTTACAATTTACTGAATAGAAATTTCTTTGGAGAGATTCTGGAGGCCCACCTCAGCAGCCGTAGCCGCGACAACCTGGACCAGCTCTCATCTTGTTAA